The region GATAAAGCTCCTCATCTGTTAACTGATAGCACTTCTTTGCACTGATGGCTCTTTGTGTCAACACGATCAGAGTACGACTCATGTCTCAATTCCAGAATTTTCTAAGAAAACATGAGTGTGCTCATTTCAGCTTCATTAATTGTTGCAAGTGTAAGTTAGAGCCTTGCAAAATTCAAACCTGAAAACTAAATTCATTAGGAAATGATGACCCGCATGCATGCATTTGTGGCCTCGCTCAATTCTTCCATATTTACAGATTTGGACAGAGACAATATGGAAGAACGATTTGGTAAGCACCCCCCACCCAGAGGAAGAGCGACTGGATTCAGAGAAACGCAACTCGCCTCACGCAAATCCCAAACAGCTGTGATTCGATCGTCCCAAAAGTCAACGCAACGTGAAAAAAACACTCGTTGGGTTTTGCGTTTACACACACAAGAGGTAGCCAACGATGACATAGTGGCAGAGAGCTATTTGCTAACTTAGCTCTGCTAACATTACAAAACTTGCCAAGAAACTGGTTAAAAACTCTAAACTCCTCACAACACCGTGTCTTTAAGCGATTGCATCGCGGTTTAAAGTGAACGGCAGCAAAGAACAAACGCATAAGAAGCCCCAGGCGAGTGAATCTTCCTTGTCTTCCTCGATTCCCTGAACTTTTTGAACTACACCAGCGGAGTTGAGCTATGCTAACTGTTAGCCTAGCTAGTCCTTCCAGAGAAAGTGGTGAGCTCGGCGTACCGTGCAACTCCATTTAACTCTCCTTTAACATCATACCCTCAAGGACGTTAAACAGACCCAGGTGTCATACCTTGACCGACGTGCGTTTCATCTAGTTTGCAGAGCGCCCATGTGTGACGTTCAACTTTTAAAAGGAAGAATTTTCGCCTGTTCTCCGCCGCCTTATCCGTCAGTCTCGCATGCCCTCCAGATTCTGAAAGCAAGTTGCTAAAGGAGAGAAGAGGCGGGGTACATATCCCTTCGCGGTGCTGACGAACTAGTCCCTGCATTGACATAAAGTCTAAACCAATCAGCAACGCATAATAAAAACTCACATAGATTtgattattttaatttgttttcgtTTAAAACGCACCAGTTTCCTGAAATccacattctaaaaaaaaaaaaaaaaaattgtaagagAATATGCGATGAATGGCGCACCAGTTTAAGCTATTCTGTCACGTTTTGGTAGTAAGGCTGAATATCACAAACTTTATAAATCCTAATggaatgattgaaaaaaaaaaaatcctggataGTTTGGAAGCGTCTCCAAGGTTTCCGCGTCTGAGGTCTGAATTCTTCCGCGGGTCGTGCTGCGACTCTGGGACGCCTCGTAAGTTGCTGGCTCCACTCTGTCTGGGGCTCTGTGGTTTGTTGTATATTGTTGTCCTTTGTTCCAAGCGCCACTGGCGACCGTGCTGTTAATTGCATTTCAATTAATCAGACCAGTGGTCGCTCTTCCTCACGCATGTGGGCCAGCAAAGCGCTTGTCTGGGGCAAGGACACAGCATTTGGAAGTTTGGGTACTCGTGAAATCCTCTACAATTATTTGACCGTTTATGTACATATTGCAGTGGCCATAACCGGGAACATATTAAATAATGGGATGCCTCGGTGGCTTTATAATATTGCAATTATGCACAAATGAATTTAATAAACAGCTCATTACAATGGAATGGTGTTTTTACAGGAGCACGTCCATATTTGTTGTCAGGGGGTTCATCTGGGGTACTTAAAAGGATGAAGAATCAATCAGGCAACTGTATGTTGGTGTTTTATTTGCAAGTTTACATCctatgtaaacaaaaaaaactttaatatGTCAATGAAACAAAGCCAGGCAATATGCAGCGAGCCAATGCATTCTCAGACAGTCCAAAGACATTTCCCAGTGTTTGTCATTTTAGGCCCAGTTTGCAAATAAGTTCCAGTGATTGGAACGTGGAAATAATTACAAAACATGTTTCCCTTTAAAAGGGCACAAGCATACATAAAACAGGATGAATTGTTATGTGGAATCTGCATATCATCGTGTGTCTCGGCTACATTCTCCAGCAACAGAAGCAAAGAGAACGACTACATGACTAGAAAACTGAAGGATGGATGATGGACGCATGATATGGAGAGCAGCATTTGATCACCAACACATCTCAGTTTGAGCTATGGTCTTTGGTCCTGTTCAGCCTGAAATATTGCTTTCAGTGTCTACAGTGTACGACAGCCACAGACCAAatttacaataaaaacaatcccaacaaaaaaacaaatctactTTTGCTGTAAGGAACATGAGATCGTTTGTGTTTCCTTTCTATCTAAATAGCAATCCTAGCCCAAGATGTTCTAAACACAATTTAAAGCTATTCTAGACTCAACATACATGTTACATATTGTGCAGATTGTCAAAAACAGTTTAGTTAATCAGCAACTCCTTCCTATCCTGCAATTGGTTACAAGATGGGAGAGTAAACCTGAAAAAGTGTGGGATTTTGATATGACATGATTGTGTTCCCGGGTTCAGCAGCAAATATTCATTTTgcaaaaaagtgattttttttttttacatcgtaCTTGTTTAAGTACAAAGTGTCTTGTTTACTTTCAATTGTGTgcagtattttctttttctttctggaGTTCTAATCAACGCTCGGACATCATTTCAGTATAATGAGCAGCatattatttgttttgtattgttgCAATTGTTTTAAGGGTTTGCTCACATTAATGTTGAGAACGAACCTTTGTGATACCGTCTAAGTAATACATGCTTAGTTGTAACGATCTTAGGAATAGTTTGGCAACAGATTGATTATGTGGGCAGTGTGAACTGGTCATAAGAGCTTTCCTTAGACGGTAAATAATTGCAATTGTTTCGCGACAATACAAGAAATGATCAGCAATGAAGGCACTGAAAAAGGAAGTTAgaattatatttatttcatgAGATGGGGCGGGGGGGCTGGTGGCTCGGGTGTATGTGAGAATGTGTTGAAGTCTCATTTTGTGCTGGACACTATCTGTCCTGGCCGTCCAACCCAAGACTGTAGTCCGAAGCGTCCTCCGAGGGAGTGTCCATGACAGGATTGACAAAACCTTCGAATTCCGGGTCTGCATTGTCCTCCGGGTGGGTACTCACAAAATCATTCTCCCACTCCAACGCGTTTGAGTCCTCAGAGGCGGAAGTCGGGCCGCTGTGCGCTTGCTTTCCGCCGGGTCGCAAGGCTGCGCGCAGGATGTCCTCTTCTGTCCGAGATCTCTCCCAGGCTGGAAGCGCTCGGTTGATTCCTGAGAGAAAGATGACTATTCACATTACTTTCACTTCTTTCTGCTATGAGTCACTGTGGCTTTGCCGCAGGGATGAATGCTTATTCTCTCGGTCTCGATTCTAAAACTTAGGTAGTAGAGGTGTCAAAATTAATTGACAACCAATCGATTATCAAGTTTATCACTTCATATTTTAACAATCGTTTAGCGACATTGTTAACTAAAGGTATTTTTTGATTTCCCGATCTTAAAAGTGAGAATTCTCTGATTCACAAAATCagagtgatttattttttgtgtttaaacaaaataagacatttacaacggcttttactttggaaaacaatgacattCAATCCTTCTTGTGTGACATTGCTTAACTGTATTTAGTTATTTTTGATCGCAAAATAATATCAAATTAACTCAAGTATTTTTAATACACTTTAgcacaaataaaaattgtatCTGAATGGAATAATCAattgtaaaaatattcaataatgACAGCTCTAATGCATGGAAGCCACAAGGTACAACGTCAGAGTAAGAACAAGACAGGTAACATATTTTTCTCCACGTATGTATTTTGTATGACTCCATCATAACCTTGCGACATGGTTTCAATGTATCATCTGGAAACAAGTAAGCTGAGCTCTACAAACTAAACAATAGAATTGTGCTCTcaccctcctcatcctcccacTCTAGGTCCAGTGAAGTGGCGTCATCATTGGTGGAGCGTGTCTTGGTGGTGAAATCCCAGCTGCACTCCGTGTTAGGCGTCACCACGTTTGTGTCGGAGGGAAGTCCTAAAACGGGAGATtgtaagcgttttttttttcctttcttatgTACAGTTAAGGAAATCATAGGTCCTTGTTAGCGTGGATTTAGATTAGATAAGACTGGGAGGTTGAGTTCACTCACGATTGCTTCTGAAAGCCTCAGACTGGGCTTTGACATTCTGCAGGGAGGGTTCGAAACCATCCCCGGTTTGTCTGAAACAGGTCAGGATGACAATTATAAAAACAGTCCCTCACAGCTTTGgaatgaaaacacacaaaagtggGGTGCAGACACGAAAGGGTGATAAGTGTATTTTACCGGCTAAATGGGAATTCAACCGAATATTTGACAatcgtgaagaagaaaaaaaaaagtgttacttTTAAGATATTTAAAGGGAACCTATGGCAAAACGTTCTGAACTCCTGCTTTCATGCCATTGCTGTACCATGGCGGAGATCAGTTCTCAGCTGACGTTTATAGCCGGTAATGCCCTCCATTTTGTCAGCTACTGCAATGTCCATCGAGCCATTCATTTGCAATACTTCTTCCAACTACATTTCTGAATCGCTCTTTACATTTACTGTCAAatggcaaaaatgaaaaaggaCGTCTCTCCAACAAGGAAGGTTTACAAAAACTGCTGACTCGGCTGCAATTTCATCCGGCTGTCCGACGAAGGGACATGACTCACTTTCTCGTCTGAGGATCGCTGCCGCTGCCGCACCCATCTGCTTTCCCCCTCGTCTTCTGGGCCAAGCGCTGCAGAACAAGTCAGATATATTCAAATATCGCAGATAGCATTCTGTCATTCATTCACTCGAGGCACTGTTGCAAGATTACACAAACAAATGAAGTCTAAACAGAAGAGCAGTGGAATGAGGCGTGATTGTATTTCAGTACTAAGGATCTTTCATTCACAACTTTACTCCAGTCATTTTTACATCGTAAAATGAGAAGAAATTAGATCTTCTGTACAAGAACCAGAAGTTCAATTTTCCCATTTTGTGTCTGCACTTTCAACGACATATTCTCAGAAATGatgtacttcccaaatgtgcaGCATGTACTCAAGGCCACCAGACAAATGAGGACTGGCACAATACAATCCTGACAAATATTCATAAAGATGGAAAAGTAGCCACAG is a window of Syngnathus typhle isolate RoL2023-S1 ecotype Sweden linkage group LG1, RoL_Styp_1.0, whole genome shotgun sequence DNA encoding:
- the ap1ar gene encoding AP-1 complex-associated regulatory protein, translated to MGNCWAFCVGLFRREANRIQRGGGSKYFCSSTTGEHYTIEFENLVESDEEESPQPCPRPISEDELTNLREHRYTDISKKQVLIDQKLQAELEAQEESLRLEEEARNAAQREAARLARERKGKERLAQKTRGKADGCGSGSDPQTRKQTGDGFEPSLQNVKAQSEAFRSNRLPSDTNVVTPNTECSWDFTTKTRSTNDDATSLDLEWEDEEGINRALPAWERSRTEEDILRAALRPGGKQAHSGPTSASEDSNALEWENDFVSTHPEDNADPEFEGFVNPVMDTPSEDASDYSLGLDGQDR